The genomic interval TTTACCATAGCGGCCAGATCTTCCATCTTTTGCAAATGTTCCGCTACCTCTGCGATACTCCCCTCAAGCCGTCCTGTTTCTTCACCAATAGTCGCAAGCCGGATAAAGATATCCGGAAATACTCCCGGATGCTGGCCAAGAGCATTGGAAAAACTCGTACCGGACTGGATCCTTTCCCGTATATCATCTACAACCTTCTTAAGGTATTTGTTGTCTAACGTGTGACTGATATCGTCAAGGGCATCAAGGATGGGGATACCTGCCTTCATGATCACAGAAAGATTCGAGGCAAACTCTGTAATCTCGCTCCTTTTGACCCTCCAGAAAGAAAGGTTTCTGATAATACCCGAGGTAAGCCGGCTTGCCTTTACAACATCCAGTACATTCAACCCGCGGGAAGCAAGATCGCCATAGACCGTTTCTATAGCATCTGCATCAGTAGTACCGCTCTTCAAAGCACCGTTCTGGTCAATTGCTTTATATGAAAATGTACTCATGATTTAGCTCATAGCGAATCGTATATCGCAGTTCGCATCTCGGAACAATATCAAACTCAAAAAACGTTGTCATCGCGAGGAGCAAAGCGACGTGGCGATCTAAGGGTATGATCTATTAGTGAGATTGCCGCGCTACGCTCGCAATGACAATGCGCCGCACCCTGCGGGCTCACAATGACAGAACCACTTTTTATCCTGCTACCCTCAACACTTCTTCCACCGTCGTAATACCCTCAACAACCTTTCGGAGCGCATGATTCTTTAACGGCCTCATTCCTTTCTGGATCGCCTTCTCTTTAATTGCAGGTGCTGAAGCACCTTCGTAGATCATTTGTTTGATCTCGTCATCTATAACAAGTATTTCACCGATGACGGTCCTGCCCGCATATCCTGTATTATTGCACTTGCCGCAGCCTGTACCTTTAAATCCTTTTGTTGCGGTGATACCATGCTCCCGGAGTGTTGCAACCTCGTGATCGTCCAATGTATACTCGACCTTGCAGAAGCTGCATATCTTTCTTACCAACCTCTGCGCAACAATGGCAAGCAGCGACGAGGACATGAGGTACTTGTCCACGTTGAGGTCAATGAGCCTCGGTATCGATGTTACTGCATCGTTCGTGTGAAGCGTTGTGATGACAAGGTGGCCGGTGATGGACGCCCTGATCGCGATCTTCGCTGTCTCTTCATCCCTTATCTCACCGAGAAGGATCACGTCGGGGTCCTGCCTCATGAAATTTCTCCCTGCAAGGGCAAAGTCGTATCCTGCCCGTTCGAGCACCTGTGTCTGCCGTATGAAGCTGAGCTTATACTCAACAGGATCCTCGACGGTCAGCACGTTCCTTTCAAGGATATTCACTTCCCGCAATGCAGAGTAGAGTGTTGTTGTCTTCCCGCTGCCCGTTGGTCCGGTGATAAGGATAACGCCAAATGGTTTTTGAAACAGCGACCTGATATTTTCGGTATCTTCAGGATCGAATCCAAGAGTCTCCATCCGAAGCAGGGTCCCCTTCCCGGACAGAACCCTCATAACGACATTTTCTCCATAGATGGTAGGGATCGTGGATACACGGATATCGTACCCCTTATTCAGGAAGACGAATGTAAAGGCTCCGTCCTGCGGCAATCTCGTCTCTGCTATGTCTAAATGTGAGAGGATCTTTATCCTTGACACAACGCCAATGTGAATCGTTTTGGGCAGGCAGTGTCCGAATTGCAGAACACCGTCGATACGGTAAAAAACCTGCGTCACGTCAGCAGTTGGCGCAAAATGGATATCGGTAGCATTGTTCTGTATCCCTTCCACGATCAGCATATCCGTCATTGATACGACGTCGTTGCCTGTCGGGGAACCTGTCGTCAGAACAGCCTGAACAATCTTTTCCATCTGCTGATAGATGGGATTCTCAAGGAAATAATAGGCCTTTTCCATGGCATCGTTGTAAGCGTCGCGGTCAACAATATAGATCTTTGCCTGTTTTTTTGTGATACGCGTTACTGTATCGATAGCCTTTATATTACCTGGTTCTGTAATCCCGATACTCACTTTCCCATCTTCCAGGTCAAGGGGGATGAACTGATTCTTTTCCGCGACATCTTTCGGAACAAGCCGTAAGGCCTCCTCTGAAATGACAAACTCATCAAGATCTACAAACTCTATACCCGACTGTTCGGCAAGGATCTGCCCCCTCTCTTTTGCCGATAAAAATCCAAGCTTGACAAGAACATCTCCCAGGAGGTCCCCGGTAATCTTGCTCTGAATAAGGGCGATATCGAGTTTTTTGTCGGTAATTAATCCTCGCGCCTTGAGGATATCGCCTATCTTAACAGGTGCCGCCATATTAAAACCCCTCCTTACATAGCAAGATCAAAGACGGTAAGCAGTAGGGAGTAAGCACGGAAATCTTTTACTGCGTACTGCATACTCTTTTTTGCCGTTGCTACGATCTACATATTCACCAGTACTGGCTGCAGTACTATAACAAGCTCAACCCTGCGTTCCAGCTTATTGCGGCTTTTGAACAGATACCCGAGAAGCGGGATATTGCCAAGGAAAGGAATCTGGTCATCGGTCAGCGACTCCTTTTGTTGTATCAGCCCTCCGATAACGATGACGTCTCCATGTCTCACTTTCACGGTGGTGCTCAGTTGCCGCAGGTCAACGGTCGGCAATGACAACTCAACAACCGTCGGGCTTCCTATGTTCTTCGGGGTAAATTTCACGAGGTCTGATACAATGGGTGTTACCGTGAGGGATATCTCCCCGCTTTCGTTGATATATGGAAGGATGCCGATGAGGATGCCTGAGAGTACGCTGTTCGTATCAACGGTAAATGTTGTAACCGGTGTTCCGGCCCCGGCAGTAGTCGTCGATTCAACCTTTGAGATGTATGCCTCATTTCTCCCTACAGTCAGAAGTGCTGTCTGTCCGTTCATAATGTTTATTTTCGGGTTTGAAAGTGTTCTGACCTCCCCCTGTTCTTCCAGGGCTTGTACTGTAAAATTTAAATCTCCTTTAGCACCCCCGAAGCTCGGTGCACCGGTGATTGCAAAAACAGGACCCGTGTTAGGCACTACAGTATTAAACCGTGTTGTACCGAAGGTAAAGCTGCTTGTAGTCCTCCCTGCACTCGTCATGAACCGGTCTACCAATGTCCAGTCAATACCGAACTGGAACACATCGGAGAGGGTAACCTCTATTATCCTTGCTTCGATCATAACCTGCCTGCCGATAGTCTTCTTTACTGACTTTATAAAGTTTTCAACCCTCTGAAGGTTTTTCTTCGACGCAGTTACATAAACCATACCGGTAAGCCTGTTGACGGTATAGCCCTGCTGAACCCCTGTTGTGGCTCCCCCCGCACCTGCCCCACCTGTCTGTGCCCCCAGTATGCTATCGATAGATTTTTCTATTGCATCCCAGAATTTAAAGGCTGTATCGTCGCTTTTAATATTTTGTGTTACACTACCCTTGATAGATGCGCTGCCGCCGCCACCTCCTCCACCGCTGCTGCCTCCAGGGGCTATATTCATAGCACCACCGAATATATCTCCTCCTACATCAACTCCATAGGCCTGGGTCATGGCAGGGTGACCAAGCTCGAACATCCTCGTATCGACAGCCTTCACGATAAGGAGATTCTCTTCAACCTTATAAAAATAGTCAACAGCCGCAAAGATCGTGTTCAGAGCGCTTTCAGCAGTTACGTTCTTGAGGGTGAGGTTCACCTCCGTTTCAGGATCAACACCTTTTTCCATGACGAGATTGAGACTCGTTGCTTCTGCAATAACATGGAGAACGTCCCTGAGGGGTGTCTTTCTTGCTGCGATATCAACAATCCTCGTTTTCAGGGGGGAGATGTCTTCGGCTACAGGAACAAACTCAGGCGTTTTTGGGGGCATTGGTGACGGTTTCTCCACCCTGGTCTGTTTGAATTCTTCGGGGATTTTTACTTCCCGTTTGATGCCCGGTTTCGACAGGCCGCATGACAAGAGGGCACAACATATACAAAAACATACAAAAATCCCAACCTTTGTTATCTTATTGTTAACCATCGCTCCCCCTCATTATCTCTAAGCAATATACCATTTTTGTCAATCTTTTTAATCAGGCCATTTTTAAATTTGTCACCTTCCTTTACGACCACTCCATCCACAATAGCGATCTTCATGCGGTCTTTAATGAGAACCATGGAAACTCCTTTGCCCTCGTCTTTTTCCGCTCCCGGCGGAGCAAGTTTTGCAAGGTCCACGGGGGGGAAATCCTTTTGAGCGTCTTCTGCCCCGGAAAAGGGGCTGCTTGCACCAGTTACTACGGTGGGGGTTCTCTCGATTATCCCGACCTTTTCATAATTAAATTGCACCAACTGCATTTCATGCGGCAACAGTGAAGGTTTTATGTTCAACATGGACATCCCAAATATTACCATAATAATGACAACGACTGTAACAACTATAAGACGAATGATATCTTTAAACGTTCCCATGCCTACCCGCCCACCGGTTTTCTGGCAGGAAGCCTTCCGGGTGGCGGAGAAACCTCTGCCGTCTGCGTTTCTTTTGGCAACCTCAACTCTCCGATAATTTCATAAGCGACACTCTGTTTTTCACTCTTTTTTTCGGACGCTGTAATGGCTGTTTTTTTCATGACAAGGTTTTGTATGCTGAAGAAAGGGAACTTCATTGATTGCAATCTACCAATATTATTGATAAATGTTGAGTAATCACTAATGAATCCCCTGATCGTTACCGGCAGACTCATTTCGCCTTCCTTCGTGACAAACCCGGACACAATTATTTCTGTATTCGGCATAGTAGTTTTCAGGGTGTCGAGGCTCATCAACAAAGATTTTTCAGGTGTATCAACGAAGTAATATGATGGAATAACGCTGTTCGATGCCGCAATTGTCTTTTTCATGTCGGCGGTAAAATCCCTTATCCTTATGAGGCTGCTTCTCAGTTTGGCAAGGCTGTTCAGTGTCCCGTCCAGCGATCTCGAGTACTTGCCTGCAATAAGGCAGAGCAATAGAATGATAATGAAAACAGCGGCTGCATACAAATAGTAGGCAAACAGCCTTTTTAATTTCTTATCTGTTACCGGTATTATTTTTATTGGGTTTTCCATTTCAGCCCTATTTTAAAATTATGCATTGTAAGATCAAGTGATTGTGACGCGGTTTCGAATTCCTTTATCTTCTTGAGCCCATCGAGAATATTTTGATAACTCAATTGGAGATCCGTAAAGGTCTGTGCCCTTATATTGCCTTCGATGGATATCAGGCAGGCCTCCTTGCTATTGCTGACAGCAATAGTCCCGATGTTCACCCCCTTCATATTAAGGACCTGCAATGAAATAAGTACCTTCTGTATATCGGGAGACGTATTAATCTGGTTCATAAAGGTAATTGGCGCCATTAATTTCTGCAGTTCCTTCGAGGTGCTCGTAAAGTCACCAATGATGGGCTGCCTCACCCCCATGCCCTGTCGCAAGATATTGATTTCCCTTGACGTCAGTGATATATCATAGAGCTTCAAGCCGATATAGCCCATGCCTATCAAAGAGAAGACCAGCAAAAAGATCGTGGCGTAGACAAGGATCTTCCTCTGTGTAAAAATGCCGCGATAACCTTCCGGCAGCATATCGCAGGAGGAGAGCGTCTTTTCGTGCAGGGCAGCCGCTATGGGGACAATATATTCCTCTATTGTTTCTTTGAAAGCGGTAACATTCGACGGGTACTTCATGGTCGCTTCAGGGACAATAGGATTGACCGCGGACTCGCGGGCGTCTGGTTTGTCCCGAAAGACAACACGGGCCGGATTCACGCGAAGCGTCTGCCGGCAATGGGCGATCGTCATGTTAATACTCTCGATATCGGTAGTGTTCAAACCTTTCCGATCTGACTGGGCAACCCTCACGAAAAGGAGCTTCTTGTCCTTCACCAGGAACATTGTCTTGTGAGTGACTAAATCAATGACGCCGAGCAGTGGTTGGTCAGGTTCCACATCGTCGACCTCTATTATGTTTGCGAGGACGAGAACGTCCGGATAGAGGTGCGTGATGATCTTGTCGTGCTTACTAAACCGTAAGATCAAATTATTTATATCGTCATTATTGACTACAAAGAAAAATATATCCTTTAACCATTTCCCTTCACGCTGTGTCTGCCTGACTGTGATGTAGAAAAAAGAGGTATCCTTCCAATCAGTAATCCTTTTCTTAATCTCGATGTCGACAAGAGAACGAATATATTTTTCTTTCG from Syntrophorhabdaceae bacterium carries:
- a CDS encoding type II secretion system F family protein; translation: MSTFSYKAIDQNGALKSGTTDADAIETVYGDLASRGLNVLDVVKASRLTSGIIRNLSFWRVKRSEITEFASNLSVIMKAGIPILDALDDISHTLDNKYLKKVVDDIRERIQSGTSFSNALGQHPGVFPDIFIRLATIGEETGRLEGSIAEVAEHLQKMEDLAAMV
- a CDS encoding ATPase, T2SS/T4P/T4SS family → MAAPVKIGDILKARGLITDKKLDIALIQSKITGDLLGDVLVKLGFLSAKERGQILAEQSGIEFVDLDEFVISEEALRLVPKDVAEKNQFIPLDLEDGKVSIGITEPGNIKAIDTVTRITKKQAKIYIVDRDAYNDAMEKAYYFLENPIYQQMEKIVQAVLTTGSPTGNDVVSMTDMLIVEGIQNNATDIHFAPTADVTQVFYRIDGVLQFGHCLPKTIHIGVVSRIKILSHLDIAETRLPQDGAFTFVFLNKGYDIRVSTIPTIYGENVVMRVLSGKGTLLRMETLGFDPEDTENIRSLFQKPFGVILITGPTGSGKTTTLYSALREVNILERNVLTVEDPVEYKLSFIRQTQVLERAGYDFALAGRNFMRQDPDVILLGEIRDEETAKIAIRASITGHLVITTLHTNDAVTSIPRLIDLNVDKYLMSSSLLAIVAQRLVRKICSFCKVEYTLDDHEVATLREHGITATKGFKGTGCGKCNNTGYAGRTVIGEILVIDDEIKQMIYEGASAPAIKEKAIQKGMRPLKNHALRKVVEGITTVEEVLRVAG
- the mshL gene encoding pilus (MSHA type) biogenesis protein MshL; protein product: MVNNKITKVGIFVCFCICCALLSCGLSKPGIKREVKIPEEFKQTRVEKPSPMPPKTPEFVPVAEDISPLKTRIVDIAARKTPLRDVLHVIAEATSLNLVMEKGVDPETEVNLTLKNVTAESALNTIFAAVDYFYKVEENLLIVKAVDTRMFELGHPAMTQAYGVDVGGDIFGGAMNIAPGGSSGGGGGGGSASIKGSVTQNIKSDDTAFKFWDAIEKSIDSILGAQTGGAGAGGATTGVQQGYTVNRLTGMVYVTASKKNLQRVENFIKSVKKTIGRQVMIEARIIEVTLSDVFQFGIDWTLVDRFMTSAGRTTSSFTFGTTRFNTVVPNTGPVFAITGAPSFGGAKGDLNFTVQALEEQGEVRTLSNPKINIMNGQTALLTVGRNEAYISKVESTTTAGAGTPVTTFTVDTNSVLSGILIGILPYINESGEISLTVTPIVSDLVKFTPKNIGSPTVVELSLPTVDLRQLSTTVKVRHGDVIVIGGLIQQKESLTDDQIPFLGNIPLLGYLFKSRNKLERRVELVIVLQPVLVNM